A single genomic interval of Romboutsia ilealis harbors:
- a CDS encoding O-antigen ligase family protein: MSNIFEKKFFYLFIILQPVLDLLTSFMSRNIDLPLTIGIIARSLFMGYMFMYALFIYRPQGRVYKYSRWILIGIGVYIITFLGYTFFSKDTSIITEIKGVIKLFYFPIVLTGVFILNEKDRLEISNNFLMYLLLGYTGVIFIATVTGTYFRSYNEYLYGLGTVGWFFAANEIGSIIAILTPFTIINIIDNKLNIVNIISIILCILSSLYMGTKVPFLGFVGSVGILMVYIIFTSIFTRIKKIPTLLNYKKISLCVIIIGMVFCSLFYKSPVYKNLMFNYGHIINKIVKFIEGPQEENPATKPMDPNEEVVVVEPEEQEPEPEINMHINQDDLVGSLLSNRTAIAEEIKNIYKNSSIVEKLVGLGHVIEIKPGISTDKTIEMDQLDIFYRHGIVGTILYFGQLIILMVVIIKSLFRNARYLLDLDVITCMISIFLGIAIAFSSGHVLTAPAVSIFIILSIIKLYNKVVEGN; encoded by the coding sequence ATGTCAAATATTTTTGAAAAAAAGTTTTTTTATCTGTTTATTATTTTGCAACCAGTACTAGATTTATTGACATCTTTTATGAGTAGAAATATTGACTTACCTTTAACAATAGGTATAATAGCACGAAGTCTATTTATGGGATATATGTTTATGTATGCATTATTTATTTATAGACCACAAGGGAGAGTTTACAAATATTCTAGATGGATACTAATAGGTATAGGTGTATATATAATTACTTTTTTAGGTTATACTTTTTTTAGCAAAGATACATCTATAATTACAGAAATAAAAGGTGTTATAAAACTATTTTATTTTCCTATAGTATTAACTGGAGTATTTATACTTAATGAAAAAGATAGATTAGAGATTTCTAATAACTTTTTAATGTATTTATTATTAGGATATACAGGAGTAATATTTATTGCAACAGTAACAGGAACGTACTTTAGAAGCTACAATGAATATTTATATGGTTTAGGAACCGTAGGATGGTTCTTTGCGGCAAATGAAATTGGATCTATAATTGCTATACTTACACCATTTACAATAATAAATATTATAGATAATAAGCTTAATATAGTTAATATTATATCTATAATATTATGTATTTTATCTTCTTTATATATGGGTACAAAAGTTCCTTTTTTAGGATTTGTAGGTAGTGTAGGTATACTAATGGTATATATAATATTTACTTCTATATTTACAAGAATTAAAAAAATACCTACATTATTAAATTATAAGAAGATAAGTTTGTGCGTAATCATAATAGGTATGGTATTTTGTAGTCTATTCTACAAATCGCCAGTATATAAAAATTTGATGTTTAATTATGGACATATTATAAATAAAATTGTCAAATTTATAGAGGGACCACAAGAGGAAAATCCTGCTACTAAGCCTATGGATCCTAATGAAGAGGTAGTAGTAGTAGAGCCAGAAGAACAAGAACCAGAACCAGAAATCAATATGCATATAAATCAAGATGATTTAGTAGGTTCATTATTAAGTAACAGAACGGCTATTGCTGAAGAAATTAAAAATATATATAAGAATTCATCTATAGTTGAAAAATTAGTAGGTCTAGGTCATGTAATTGAGATAAAGCCAGGTATATCTACAGATAAAACTATAGAAATGGATCAATTAGATATATTTTATAGACATGGTATAGTAGGTACTATATTATACTTTGGACAGTTAATAATATTGATGGTAGTTATAATAAAATCATTGTTTAGAAATGCGAGATACTTATTAGATTTAGATGTTATAACTTGTATGATATCTATATTTTTAGGTATAGCAATAGCTTTCTCATCAGGACATGTTCTAACAGCTCCAGCAGTAAGTATTTTTATAATACTTTCAATAATAAAACTATACAATAAAGTGGTAGAAGGGAATTAA
- a CDS encoding glycosyltransferase family 2 protein encodes MKISIIMPTYNDSSTIIDTIDSVANQSYTNWQLIIMNDGSTDNVEDVIKQYIDNSVHKEKIEYYSQNNQDQLNAIRNCIDYIKGEYVYILHSDDLLPDDNLFMRLVKEAKANPDTKVFIGDLITIDEKNDITGKLEVLKYAKNKKILPTLMLWLGRNLYVDVIFAKKETFIKEIYNSYLTWNMPFWINLSEKADMLNVKSVDFPMLKYRLHSGNYINNDIGKLNVINGELRTVTRLMEFYNIPMYKIQFYIYRIFNKLKLSSNFSPLYFNREERNKGAIVKFVIQKRFGDEYDKNIFLNGLVEFYKSNISRKIYIKDIDKNEFIYKGKDMRLFNNRLLNNELSELYLYIINEMKIGFNEIVVSNKEDIDKAIDITKFLCLYPYVKVSLKNNI; translated from the coding sequence ATGAAAATTTCGATAATAATGCCGACGTATAATGATAGTAGTACTATAATAGATACAATTGATAGCGTTGCTAATCAAAGTTACACTAATTGGCAATTGATTATTATGAATGATGGTTCTACAGATAATGTAGAGGATGTAATAAAACAATATATAGATAATAGTGTTCATAAGGAAAAAATAGAATATTATAGTCAGAATAATCAAGATCAATTAAATGCAATAAGGAATTGTATAGATTATATTAAGGGAGAATATGTTTATATACTTCACTCTGATGATTTATTACCAGATGATAATTTGTTTATGCGATTAGTAAAAGAAGCGAAAGCAAATCCAGATACTAAAGTATTTATAGGTGATTTAATTACTATTGATGAAAAGAATGATATAACTGGAAAATTAGAAGTATTAAAGTACGCTAAAAATAAAAAGATACTACCTACTTTGATGTTATGGTTAGGGAGAAATTTATATGTAGATGTAATATTTGCTAAAAAGGAAACTTTTATTAAGGAAATTTATAATTCTTATTTAACATGGAATATGCCATTTTGGATAAATCTATCCGAAAAAGCTGATATGCTCAATGTAAAAAGTGTAGATTTTCCAATGTTAAAATATAGGCTTCATAGTGGAAACTATATAAATAACGACATTGGAAAATTAAATGTGATAAATGGTGAATTAAGAACTGTAACTAGACTTATGGAATTTTATAATATACCTATGTATAAGATACAATTTTATATATATAGAATTTTTAATAAATTAAAATTATCATCTAATTTCTCGCCATTATACTTCAATAGAGAAGAAAGAAATAAAGGAGCTATAGTAAAATTTGTTATACAAAAAAGATTTGGAGATGAATACGATAAAAATATATTTTTAAATGGATTGGTAGAATTCTATAAATCTAATATAAGTAGAAAAATATATATAAAAGATATTGATAAAAATGAATTTATATATAAAGGAAAGGATATGAGATTGTTCAATAATAGGTTATTAAACAATGAACTATCAGAGCTTTATTTATATATAATCAACGAAATGAAAATAGGATTTAATGAAATAGTGGTGAGTAATAAAGAGGATATTGATAAGGCTATTGATATAACTAAGTTCTTATGTTTATATCCATATGTAAAAGTATCATTAAAAAATAACATTTAG